In one Magallana gigas chromosome 9, xbMagGiga1.1, whole genome shotgun sequence genomic region, the following are encoded:
- the LOC136271468 gene encoding small subunit processome component 20 homolog translates to MGKSKAENTFKFQSFTERIAGVNIDVIHKIRHHDDTPDETSTYFCEALQKWSELNCTEHFTNFRKEISDQVQTFAQLVHHKVTH, encoded by the exons ATGGGAAAATCAAAAGCAGAAAACACATTTAAG TTCCAATCGTTCACAGAGAGGATTGCAGGTGTTAACATTGATGTCATCCACAAGATTAGGCATCACGATGACACCCCAGAT gaGACTTCAACATATTTTTGTGAGGCATTACAAAAATGGTCCGAGTTGAATTGCACAGAACATTTCA CAAACTTTAGGAAAGAGATAAGTGACCAAGTACAGACATTTGCTCAGTTAGTTCATCACAAGGTAACGCATTGA
- the LOC105344625 gene encoding uncharacterized protein, with product MANNREILMSELEQIKQKVPSIEGVTLEACLPEIVRLHIYVDDMRQMTAVMQFLENYPTEPVVVELKSKTLTEKLLDGVVKVCDAEARKYIGQKQVVLMVHFLKQFLIDNPLCIVNDEVGKVKKELLSDEDKCKLMQSSSQILLKIKEEEYYMGFKITVPPDYPAKQIQLEMSENNFPDILKTNFLGQAVEIARQCVQPPLKKKPKEPPFEPKPSLYPVCEYLIEQCIKRYAKEKCPLCNERVLPQKPEDVTKLDKKKRIERVYCGHLYHYFCLYKFMKTPPFTAGKFCPSCGKQIFHDKFKVSAELQEARWAHKQARQRELAEVVDFLE from the exons ATGGCCAACAACAGAGAGATCCTTATGTCAGAGCTAGAACAGATAAAGCAGAAAGTCCCCAGTATAGAGGGAGTCACCCTAGAGGCTTGTCTACCTGAAATTGTTCGACTTCATATTTA TGTAGATGACATGAGACAGATGACTGCCGTGATGCAGTTCCTGGAGAACTACCCCACAGAACCCGTGGTGGTGGAACTCAAGAGTAAGACCCTGACCGAGAAACTACTGGACGGGGTGGTCAAGGTCTGTGATGCTGAGGCCCGCAAATATATAGGTCAAAAACAG GTTGTTCTCATGGTACACTTCCTGAAGCAATTTTTAATCGACAACCCCCTATGTATTGTGAACGACGAAGTTGGAAAAGTGAAGAAGGAATTACTGTCAGACGAGGATAAGTGTAAGCTGATGCAGTCTAGCTCCCAGATCTTACTGAAGATCAAAGAAGAGGAGTACTACATGGGCTTCAAGATCACAGTTCCTCCAGACTACCCAGCAAAACAAATACA GCTAGAAATGTCAGAAAACAACTTTCCTGATATCCTGAAGACAAATTTTCTCGGTCAAGCGGTAGAAATAGCCAGACAGTGTGTCCAACCACCACTCAAAAAGAAACCAAA GGAACCTCCATTTGAGCCTAAACCATCATTGTACCCAGTATGTGAATATCTGATAGAGCAGTGCATTAAGAGATATGCCAAGGAGAAATGTCCCCTATGTAATGAACGAGTTCTACCCCAAAAGCCAGAG GATGTAACGAAACTAGACAAGAAGAAGAGGATAGAGCGAGTGTATTGCGGtcatttatatcattatttctgTTTATACAAATTTATGAAAACACCTCCTTTCACAG cgGGGAAATTTTGCCCATCTTGTGGTAAGCAAATCTTTCACGACAAGTTCAAAGTGTCGGCAGAATTGCAGGAAGCCCGATGGGCACACAAGCAGGCCAGGCAGCGAGAATTAGCGGAAGTCGTAGACTTTTTAGAATAA
- the LOC136271465 gene encoding small subunit processome component 20 homolog has product MILTFEEIIAALKTHLAIPESLALGPLLNLLVQLARDLQTDFYCYFHDFFDLLLNLLSKNAQDPELLEQIFSALSYIFKFLWRYLVRDIKDVYQYFSTLLRKNNREYIVNFAAESFAYLMRKVKNHGELFDFLFLTLEESPETAEGVGRLLFEMVKGVQKQFHSCTQKTFPIVLKKLGECQDGKYEQLPWDQVESAVTEMFVSMAKHTDKKNSSQIWKILISGVDEVHKCWEKAVKKNKEKISTHLLRLLRLMGMWINYKGGKIIAEPETVAQCLLGMLRGEHLPEAVGGQLLEDVSSLLVSCTTVLPVETTVKLVTSVFKTKYPESLVYSFTRAVLDLPIFEKDVLPSLLPYCHQVMCGRDQASHQLTIHLLTHVTQQKVPPPTDGSELAQLQAYMMDFGVTKKTGIPNHIMSVLKTVSASDIVKGVGDLPDVWSALVLLPHVRPILDKKEAIQCVTSLFMNLLKSVSADTNEISKGEILHIMYHCLLALLYMQEDGEMFEWIPQAEVASLLSHYPENITVLEMADLYFTQASLDGSTSVTSEESLLQVYQSLERNLTSHYSKLM; this is encoded by the exons atgattttaacattt GAAGAAATAATAGCTGCATTAAAGACACATTTGGCTATTCCTGAAAGTTTGGCACTTGGACCCCTTCTGAA CCTCTTGGTGCAGCTGGCTCGAGATCTACAGACAGACTTTTACTGCTATTTTCACGATTTCTTCGACTTGCTGCTGAACTTACTTAGCAAAAATGCTCAGGACCCTGAACTTTTAGAACAGATTTTTTCAGCTCTGTCATATATATTCAAGTTCCTGTGGCGTTACCTAGTCCGAGATATCAAAGATGTTTATCA GTATTTTTCCACTCTATTGAGAAAGAATAACAGAGAGTATATTGTCAACTTTGCTGCAGAAAGCTTTGCCTATCTGATGAGAAAG GTGAAAAATCATGGAgagttatttgattttttgttccTTACCTTGGAAGAATCACCTGAG ACTGCTGAGGGAGTGGGCCGTCTGTTGTTTGAGATGGTCAAGGGTGTACAGAAACAGTTCCACAGCTGTACCCAGAAG ACATTCCCTATAGTGCTGAAAAAACTGGGGGAGTGTCAAGATGGGAAATATGAACAGCTGCCTTGGGACCAAGTGGAATCAGCAGTCACTGAAATGTTTGTATCAATGGCAAAACACACAGACAAAAAGAACTCATCACAGATATGGAAAATATTAATT TCTGGAGTTGATGAGGTACACAAATGCTGGGAGAAAGCTGTCaagaaaaacaaagagaaaatCTCCACCCACTTGTTACGACTTTTACGATTGATGGGCATGTGGATAAACTACAAAGGAGGAAAGATTATAGCAGAGCCTGAAACTGTAGCACAG TGTTTGCTGGGCATGCTGAGGGGAGAACACCTGCCCGAGGCTGTAGGGGGACAGTTGCTGGAGGACGTGTCCTCTCTGTTGGTTTCCTGTACCACTGTCCTACCTGTGGAAACCACAGTCAAACTAGTCACCAGT GTATTCAAGACAAAATACCCAGAAAGTTTGGTCTACTCCTTCACTAGAGCTGTTCTCGACTTACCAATATTTGAGAAG GATGTTCTACCCTCCCTACTGCCCTACTGTCACCAGGTGATGTGTGGGAGGGACCAGGCCTCTCATCAACTCACCATCCATCTACTGACACATGTCACTCAACAGAAAGTCCCGCCCCCCACTGATGGCAGTGAGCTGGCTCAGCTGCAGGCGTACATGATGGACTTTGGAGTAACCAAAAA gACTGGAATTCCCAACCACATCATGTCTGTTTTAAAGACAGTGTCAGCATCAGACATAGTGAAGGGTGTGGGTGATTTACCTGATGTGTGGTCAGCATTGGTTCTCTTACCTCATGTCAG ACCAATACTGGACAAGAAAGAAGCCATTCAGTGTGTTACTTCACTATTTATgaatcttttaaaaagtgtatCAGCAGATACCAATGAGATCTCCAAAG GTGAAATTCTCCACATCATGTACCACTGCCTGCTGGCCTTGCTTTACATGCAAGAGGATGGGGAGATGTTTGAATGGATTCCTCAGGCAGAAGTTGCCTCCCTTTTGAG CCATTATCCTGAGAACATCACAGTCCTGGAAATGGCTGACCTGTACTTCACCCAGGCCTCACTAGATGGCAGCACTAGTGTCACCTCCGAGGAGTCGCTACTACAGGTGTACCAATCGCTGGAGAGAAACCTGACCTCTCATTACTCCAAG TTGATGTAA
- the LOC105344650 gene encoding small subunit processome component 20 homolog yields MLTLRILSQFSFRLPAQEDGDPNRLDVFRICLEAELVPLNVQDFRRKLLFLQKLQFDIVQKSIPVGPFTLVPLRYLIGALHINFKLLWEPLTKLIASHAAGLDKTVFWELYRQTLQDAAHKCEEAIYQTENKHRPEEEEDEPMEEDDSLKQLFVESCRSHDTAEKPDEVNFRFYLWKSMHLFPELCEKKNRDVVPLFFDFISKEYYNVDLSAAPTQNILKKETQVSAEAEEEEEVEEEEDEEEEGDHVLTRAESKKKEEEKIESKRKKSGSKSEMEEDIDEGHKKGGKQKKERLRGKMVKPGKSDGSRLKSRAATSGLLVHLELFSKFTSPKSLYREAELRQLYEQLLLHKNGKVQRVAFSCIMTYKHRYLVPYRENFENLLDDAKFKTEIVLFSIDHENSIISTEHREQVLPILMRILYGKMHSKTGKDSAGKSNSQFRRSIVFRFLNGCSGDEIIKFMEMVFENFKHFVTDDVLAMVCKTEKELDLSKMIPLRKMTGALNTVDMIVKKLGHLIEGYLPSLECILLGLTATCVACLERREEVTPGALKPLKNLRQLCIAQIQQFYDIFDSYKFSPREIDAMFHVAVWPQLSKLQFEGIYHPTPLLKLLHMCATNRRYWTLLAKCHDSDPTLTPVSAVLRLLNAKDVSKSVTDFIIVMLDNLLSREEDEEMESITTATPVKVNKMMHISVLEVEQFGVELLKPQVSDILTYIQRAIKNIKGHGKKSQAAGKELSILSRISEFVTDQSACLSLIELLLPFLGEGLSRTPDMEINILNSIRNLLEKVEDKKKFYRHISKLFGYIQNRQSRILICQLIQVIANSNQDLKDISQLLTEMNAWDPKHTEEPDYIKRLNAHKKVNEAIKKMEEKLDVDFLIPVLHSCCYCIKMVDDMSLRDNATHTLVTMVKQFSVVTYDQDDFRELISNGLVPEVKAGFKNKKETVRHEFIALLSVLVDTFPSHDMFADLVVLKDKDVEADFFENIRHIQTHRRSRALKKMKRILYSRSVRKEILVSYLLPLTSSFLLDETYTKAQGLQESAIDSMATLCKQLPWHVYIHQLDYFLSMLSKKFEKKKLLVRVIVGILDAFHFDLRNSQHAVVNLPDAIAKKKAKGEITEEPNPLEDTEMESTKEETIPTVPEEEDETTATTSDPSSKQPDRMVICSVGQATRIHCNIMKSVIPHLQRSLTKKEKSEDEHKLVRKNIAEDSEVLRVPIALAMIKLLQNLPHKSLEHNLPGILLKVCNFLKSRAVEIRNTARDTLVQITTSLGPRFFPFILSELRGTLRKGYQVHVLCYTVFVLLKNLLPVLKPGDLSVCRKSLQDVFHEDLFGQVAEEKEVAGVTTKLFEARSSKSYDSYRILAQVISRDSLMAFITPLKEVLVSTHSHTIARKVQEVLKKVVTGLLDNPGLDTESLMIFTHGLITQSFPQLSENQSKKKKGEDKDAQTFRPQSCLLLPQEPKRGGDKPKLSKKTNIHVLVEFGLQLMSLCLRRGRLVATEEEHRKLVDPFITILADCLFAKHIRINTLSLRCLCWLLKFDLPSVNSHITKLANGMFILLKNYASAGASKGENLELISMAFKAVTVLVRDVRIYKLEQTQLQVLLTFCEEDLYDYNRQSTAFSLLKAILSRKLNVPEVLELIRKVEDMSITADSPHVRRECRQIALQYILEYPLGKLLNKHLEYYVTQLSYEMEMGRESALEMLATIFSSFPQNILNDHAGMFFIPMSAALVNDESTKCRKLTALAIKSLLQKIDHNSRVELFNITQKWFTDDKINHRILAAQLTGLFIEVESAKFSHHLSVILPIIQQQIDPGRYSDNSGGSEGETEKDRLLFNCLNTLLKLLRECDLIRDAKWTDDMNLIWESVISHLGYEHMWVQLASCQLIGLLFAAWTPEEILQPAEKSVQTDFINTDSINKLESLAVDLITQLQSKYLTDELANQIIKNMVFIAKVAKLLSDKESSSDSVEQKGRRGSEGKKCLSLRWLVKKMVREANHEAVNQPKTTIKRSSVFKWIAALSMDLGPTLLPSVVPIVMPALQRETNENNPNTDSALKSLAQEVLDIMRKILGVETYTQLFAKTHKEQYDRKESRKRKDAVEAVSNPQYAAKKKMKKNLAKREAKKRKLEEFRVSKKIKKRKVKDMAFTS; encoded by the exons ATGCTGACACTAAGGATCCTCTCCCAGTTCTCATTCAGGCTGCCAGCTCAGGAGGACGGG GATCCCAACAGGTTGGATGTATTCAGGATTTGTCTGGAGGCAGAGTTAGTTCCCTTGAATGTTCAGGACTTCAGGAGAAAGCTGCTCTTTCTACAGAAGCTACAGTTTGACATAGTTCAAAAATCCATCCCTGTGGGGCCATTTACTCTG GTTCCCCTGAGGTATTTGATAGGTGCTCTCCACATCAATTTCAAGTTGCTTTGGGAACCCCTGACCAAACTAATCGCCAGCCATGCTGCTGGTCTAGATAAGACTGTTTTCTGGGAGCTATACAGACAGACCCTGCAAGATGCAGCACACAAATGTG AGGAGGCTATTTACCAAACAGAAAACAAGCATCGCCCAGAGGAGGAGGAGGATGAGCCAATGGAGGAAGATGATAGTTTGAAACAGCTTTTTGTAGAGAGCTGTAGATCACATGACACAGCTGAGAAACCAGATGAAGTCAACTTTAGGTTCTACCTGTGGAAGTCCATGCATCTGTTTCCAGAGCTGTGTGAGAAGAAAAACAGGGATGTAGTGCCTTTGTTCTTTGACTTCATCAG cAAAGAATACTACAATGTAGATCTATCTGCGGCTCCTACACAGAACATACTGAAAAAAGAAACACAGGTGTCAGCTGAGgctgaggaggaggaggaggtggAAGAAGAGGAAGATGAGGAAGAGGAAGGAGACCATGTGTTAACCAGAGCTGAGAGTAAAAAGAAGGAGGAGGAGAAGATAGAGAGCAAAAGAAAAAAGTCAGGGTCCAAGTCAGAAAT GGAAGAAGATATTGATGAAGGCCACAAGAAGGgaggaaaacaaaaaaaagaaaggttGCGGGGGAAGATGGTGAAACCAGGGAAGTCAGATGGCTCCAGACTTAAAAGCAGAGCTGCAACTAG TGGTTTGTTGGTTCATCTGGAGCTGTTCAGTAAATTCACCAGTCCCAAGTCCCTGTACAGAGAAGCCGAACTCCGACAGCTGTATGAACAG CTGCTGCTCCACAAGAATGGCAAGGTACAGAGAGTGGCCTTCAGTTGTATCATGACTTACAAACACAGATACCTAGTACCATACAg GGAGAACTTTGAGAACTTGCTGGATGATGCAAAGTTTAAGACTGAGATAGTGTTGTTCAGCATTGACCATGAGAACAGCATCATCAGTACAGAACACAGGGAGCAGGTGCTGCCCATACTGATGAG GATATTGTATGGAAAGATGCACAGTAAGACAGGAAAGGACTCTGCGGGAAAATCCAACAGTCAGTTTAGGAGATCCATCGTGTTCCGATTCCTGAATGGCTGCAGCGGAGACGAAATCATCAAGTTTATGGAAATGGTGTTTGAGAACTTTAAGCATTTTGTCACAg ATGACGTTTTGGCTATGGTATGCAAAACAGAAAAGGAACTGGATCTGTCAAAAATGATTCCATTGAGAAAAATGACAGG GGCTTTGAATACAGTGGACATGATTGTGAAGAAACTAGGTCACCTGATAGAGGGTTACCTCCCCTCCCTGGAGTGTATCCTACTGGGACTGACCGCAACCTGTGTGGCCTGTCTCGAGAGGAGGGAGGAGGTGACTCCCGGGGCCCTCAAACCCCTCAAGAACCTCCGACAGCTGTGTATAGCCCAGATACAGcag TTCTATGACATCTTTGACTCCTACAAGTTCTCTCCCAGGGAGATCGATGCTATGTTCCACGTGGCTGTCTGGCCACAG TTGTCAAAACTGCAGTTTGAAGGCATCTACCATCCCACACCCCTCCTAAAGCTCCTGCATATGTGTGCAACAAACAGAAG gtATTGGACCCTGTTGGCAAAATGCCATGATTCTGACCCGACCTTGACCCCAGTAAGTGCAGTGTTGAGACTCCTTAATGCCAAGGATGTCAGCAAGTCTGTGACAGATTTCATCATTGTTATGTTAGATAACCTGTTGTCTAGAGAGGAGGATGAGGAGATGGAGAGCATCACCACGGCAACACCGGTCAAGGTCAACAAGATGATGCATATCAGtg tttTGGAAGTAGAACAATTTGGAGTGGAGCTCCTTAAACCCCAAGTATCGGACATACTGACTTACATACAGAGGGCGATCAAAAACATCAAAGGTCATGGCAAGAAGTCACAGGCTGCTGGCAAAGAGTTATCTATCTTGTCTAG AATCAGCGAGTTTGTGACTGACCAATCAGCTTGCCTGTCACTGATAGAACTCCTCCTGCCATTTTTGGGGGAGGGGCTTAGTCGAACACCGGACATGGAGATCAACATTCTGAACAGCATCAGGAACCTGCTGGAGAAAGTGGAGGACAAAAAGAAGTTCTACAG ACATATTAGCAAGCTGTTTGGGTACATACAGAATCGTCAGTCAAGAATTCTTATCTGTCAACTGATTCAG GTCATTGCCAATAGTAACCAGGATTTGAAGGATATCTCTCAACTTCTAACAGAG atgAATGCTTGGGATCCTAAGCACACGGAGGAGCCAGACTACATTAAGAGACTGAACGCTCACAAGAAAGTCAACGAAGCCATTAAAAAGATGGAGGAAAAACTAGATGTGGACTTCTTGATTCCTGTGCTCCACTCCTGCTGCTACTGCATCAAAATG GTTGATGACATGTCACTAAGAGACAACGCCACCCACACACTGGTTACCATGGTGAAGCAGTTCAGTGTTGTGACCTATGACCAGGACGACTTCAGAGAACTGATATCAAATGGATTGGTTCCGGAGGTCAAGGCAGGCTTTAAGAACAAGAAAGAG ACTGTGCGGCATGAGTTCATCGCCCTTCTTTCCGTTCTGGTGGACACCTTCCCGTCACATGACATGTTCGCTGACCTTGTGGTTCTCAAGGACAAAGATGTGGAGGCcgatttctttgaaaacatcAGGCACATTCAG ACACACAGACGTTCCAGGGCGTTGAAGAAGATGAAGCGGATCCTGTACTCCCGGTCGGTCCGTAAGGAGATCCTGGTCTCCTACCTCCTCCCCCTCACCTCCTCCTTCCTCCTGGATGAGACCTACACCAAGGCCCAGGGGCTACAGGAGAGCGCCATCGACTCCATGGCGACACTCTGTAAACAGCTGCCATGGCACGTCTACATCCACCAGCTGGACTACTTCCTGTCCATGCTGTCCAAGAAGTTCGAGAAGAAGAAGCTCCTGGTCAG GGTTATTGTTGGAATTTTGGATGCCTTCCACTTTGATTTACGGAACTCCCAGCATGCAGTTGTCAATCTACCAGACGCTATAGCTAAGAAGAAAGCCAAAGGAGAAATAACAG AAGAGCCAAACCCTCTTGAAGACACTGAAATGGAATCTACAAAAGAGGAGACAATTCCAACGGTTCCAGAGGAGGAGGATGAAACCACGGCAACAACCTCTGACCCCTCATCCAAGCAGCCAGACAGAATGGTGATCTGTTCCGTGGGCCAGGCCACCAGAATTCACTGTAACATCATGAAATCTGTCATCCCTCATCTACAGCGATCTCTGACCAAAAAA GAGAAGAGCGAAGATGAGCACAAGTTGGTGAGGAAGAACATCGCTGAGGACAGCGAGGTACTCAGGGTCCCCATCGCTCTGGCCATGATCAAGCTTCTCCAGAACCTCCCACACAAGTCTCTGGAGCACAACCTGCCAGG GATCCTGTTGAAGGTGTGTAACTTCCTGAAATCTCGAGCGGTGGAGATCCGGAACACCGCCCGGGACACACTGGTCCAGATCACCACCTCCCTGGGGCCTCGCTTCTTCCCCTTCATCCTGTCTGAGCTCAGGGGCACCCTCAGGAAGGGATACCAG GTGCACGTTCTGTGCTACACAGTATTTGTGCTGCTGAAGAATCTGTTGCCTGTCCTAAAGCCAGGGGATCTGTCTGTCTGCAGGAAGAGCTTGCAAGAT gtATTCCATGAGGACTTGTTTGGACAGGTGGCAGAAGAGAAGGAGGTGGCCGGGGTCACCACCAAACTGTTTGAGGCGCGGTCGTCCAAGAGCTACGACTCGTACAGAATCCTGGCCCAAGTCATCAGCAGAGACTCCCTCATGGCATTCATTACTCCATTGAAAGAG GTGCTGGTTTCTACACACAGTCACACCATTGCCAGGAAAGTCCAGGAAGTTCTCAAGAAGGTGGTAACCGGCTTGTTGGACAACCCCGGGCTGGACACGGAATCCCTGATGATATTTACCCACGGTCTGATCACACAGTCGTTCCCGCAGCTCTCCGAAAATCAGAG CAAGAAAAAGAAAGGTGAAGACAAAGATGCTCAGACTTTTCGGCCCCAGAGCTGCCTACTGTTACCCCAGGAACCAAAGCGAGGTGGAGACAAACCCAAGCTGAGCAAGAAGACTAACATCCATGTACTGGTGGAGTTTGGTCTCCAGCTGATGAGTCTGTGTCTGAGGAGGGGCCGCCTGGTGGCAACCGAAGAGGAGCACCGCAAACTGGTGGACCCTTTCATCACCATCCTGGCTGACTGTCTGTTTGCCAAGCACATCAGG ATAAACACACTGAGTCTGCGGTGCCTGTGCTGGCTACTGAAGTTTGACCTGCCCTCTGTCAACAGCCACATCACCAAGCTGGCTAACGGAATGTTCATCCTGCTCAAAAACTACGCCTCAGCTGGGGCCTCAAAGGGGGAGAACCTGGAGCTCATTTCTATGGCATTTAAG GCAGTGACAGTGCTGGTCCGGGATGTGAGGATCTACAAACTGGAGCAGACACAACTACAAGTTCTGCTGACCTTCTGTGAAGAGGACCTGTATGACTACAACAGACAGAGCACAGCCTTCTCACTGCTAAAG GCCATTCTGTCTCGGAAGTTGAACGTCCCCGAGGTGTTGGAGCTGATCAGGAAGGTGGAGGACATGTCAATCACCGCCGACTCCCCCCACGTCAGGAGAGAGTGCAGACAG ATAGCTCTGCAGTACATTCTAGAATACCCCTTGGGAAAGCTGCTGAATAAACACTTGGAGTATTATGTCACACAGCTGTCGTATGAAATGGAGATGGGCAGGGAATCAGCATTAGAAATGTTGGCTACCATATTCTCCTCTTTTCCTCAG AACATTTTGAATGACCATGCAGGGATGTTCTTTATCCCTATGTCAGCTGCCCTAGTCAATGATGAGTCAACAAAATGTAGAAAACTGACCGCGTTGGCCATCAAGTCTCTTTTACAAAAG atTGACCATAACTCGAGGGTTGAACTCTTCAACATTACACAGAAATGGTTTACTGATGACAAG ATAAACCATCGTATCCTTGCTGCTCAGCTGACTGGTCTATTTATAGAAGTGGAGTCGGCCAAGTTCTCACACCATTTATCTGTGATATTACCCATAATTCAACAGCAAATAGACCCAGGGAGATATTCAGACAAT TCTGGGGGTTCTGAGGGGGAGACAGAGAAGGACAGGCTCCTGTTCAACTGTCTGAACACGCTGCTAAAGTTACTGAGGGAGTGTGACCTCATCAGGGACGCAAAGTGGACCGACGACATGAACCTTATCTGGG AGAGTGTCATCAGTCATTTGGGATATGAACATATGTGGGTACAGTTGGCATCGTGCCAGCTAATAGGTCTGCTATTTGCTGCCTGGACTCCAGAGGAAATCCTACAGCCAGCAGAAAAATCTGTCCAGACGGACTTCATTAATACAGATTCCATCAATAAG CTTGAGAGTTTGGCAGTGGACCTTATAACACAGTTGCAATCCAAGTATCTGACAGATGAACTAGCCAATCAAATCATCAAAAACATGGTGTTCATTGCCAAGGTAGCCAAGCTTCTCAGTGACAAAGAGAGTTCAAGTGACTCTGTGGAGCAGAAAGGACGGAGGGGTTCCGAGGGCAAGAAATGTCTGTCGTTACGATGGCTGGTCAAGAAAATGGTTCGAGAAGCAAACCATGAAGCTGTCAACCAACCCAAAACTACCATCAAG AGGTCCAGTGTGTTTAAGTGGATAGCGGCCCTCAGTATGGATTTAGGCCCCACACTACTGCCCTCTGTTGTTCCTATAGTGATGCCTGCCTTACAAAGGGAGACAAATGAGAATAACCCAAACACAG ATTCCGCTCTTAAGAGTCTTGCTCAAGAGGTCTTAGATATCATGAGGAAGATTCTAGGCGTTGAAACATACACACAGCTGTTCGCCAAAACCCACAAGGAGCAGTACGACCGGAAGGAAAGCAGGAAGAGAAAGGATGCTGTGGAG GCTGTTTCAAATCCTCAATATGCtgctaaaaagaaaatgaagaaaaatttgGCCAAAAGGGAAGCCAAAAAGAGAAAGCTGGAGGAGTTCCGAGTGTCAAAGAAAATTAAGAAACGCAAAGTGAAAGACATGGCTTTTACATCTTGA